The segment TTTCACGGACTACCGGGACGGTACCATAGCGCATCGAGATCATCTGTCCCAGGCCGCAGGGCTCGAACTGCGAGGGCATCAAAAAGAAATCGCTCCCGGCATAGATGCGGCGGGCGAGGGTGAAATCGTATTTGATGGCGGCGGCGACCATATCGGGATATTTTTCTGCCAGAAGCTGCAGATGATTTTCATAGCGGCCGCGGCCGCTGCCCAGCACCACGAATTGAAAGCCCAGATCGACTATCTCACTGCCGATTCCCTCCAAAAGCTCGATACCTTTTTGATCGACCAGACGGCTGACCATGCCCAGCAGCGGTCGATCATTCTCCCCGGCCAGCCCCATTTCTGATTTGAGCCTGCGGCGGTTTTTGCGCTTACCCTGAAAATTATGGCGGTCATATGTGGAATAAATTTCCTCATCTTCGGCCGGGTCGAACTCCTGATAGCTGATGCCGTTTACTATCCCTTCCAGATCATCGCTGTTCATGCGCAGGGCGTAATCAAGACCCTCTCCGTACTCGGAAGTCTGAATTTCCCGGGCATAACCGGGGCTGACTGTAGTTATTTTGTCGGCGTATTCTATACCCGCCTTCATAAAATTAACCATTCCATCATGTCTTATACGGCCGGAATGCCAGTGATCCCAGTCGACTCCCAGGGTGTCATCTATAATTCCGGGTCCGAAAGTTCCCTGATAGCGGAGGTTATGAATTGTAAAAACGGTTTTTATATCGCTGTAAAAATCAAAACTGCTGTAATTCTCTTCCAGCAGCAGCGGCAGTATTGCCGTCTGCCAGTCGTGGCAGTGGATGATATCCGGCTGAAAATCTATTTTGGGCAGCATCTCGAGTACCGCCCTTATGAAAAATGTAAACTGCACGTGCCTATCGGGGCTGTCATAGAGTGTTCCCCGATTAAACTTTTCTTTGTTGTCGATAAAATATACAGGCACCCCGCCCTGCACCGTCCGATTGACACCGGTGTATTCCTCTCTCCAGACTACCCGGGTGCGGAAATGCAGCAGGTGCTCGAGCCGGCTGCGGTATTTGAGCGGTATCTGATCATATTCCGGCAGCACACAGCGGACATCATGGCCCTGACGCCGAAGCGCCCGAGGAAGTGACCCAACTACATCTCCCAGGCCTCCCGATTTTACAAAGGGCGAAGCCTCT is part of the Halarsenatibacter silvermanii genome and harbors:
- the glgA gene encoding glycogen synthase GlgA — translated: MSDEGLNILHVTPEASPFVKSGGLGDVVGSLPRALRRQGHDVRCVLPEYDQIPLKYRSRLEHLLHFRTRVVWREEYTGVNRTVQGGVPVYFIDNKEKFNRGTLYDSPDRHVQFTFFIRAVLEMLPKIDFQPDIIHCHDWQTAILPLLLEENYSSFDFYSDIKTVFTIHNLRYQGTFGPGIIDDTLGVDWDHWHSGRIRHDGMVNFMKAGIEYADKITTVSPGYAREIQTSEYGEGLDYALRMNSDDLEGIVNGISYQEFDPAEDEEIYSTYDRHNFQGKRKNRRRLKSEMGLAGENDRPLLGMVSRLVDQKGIELLEGIGSEIVDLGFQFVVLGSGRGRYENHLQLLAEKYPDMVAAAIKYDFTLARRIYAGSDFFLMPSQFEPCGLGQMISMRYGTVPVVRETGGLKDTVKPYDEEGGTGITFSEYSPKALLTALEKAAELGHDREELEKLQKRVMKKDFSWNNSAASYDELYRSLEG